The sequence below is a genomic window from Halosolutus gelatinilyticus.
ATTCAATTCGGCGCGGAAGGCGGGCGCGATCTTGTGGAAGTCCGGGCTCATCCCCCAGAGACCGCCGATCGCGACGAACCACAGGTGGTGCCTGGACGCGCCGCCGCGCAGCGCCAGCGGCGCCGCTAGCAGCAGGACGAGCGCCGCGCCGACGAGGAAGTGCACGATTGCGGGCGCCATCGGATGCTCGACGGTGCGAACCGTCGGTGGGGGTAATTCGACCGGGCAAATAAAGCACGTCCCTGACCCGATCGCGCGTCGACCGGGGCGCCTGGCCGATCGCGTATCGGTCGGCGACCTCGATTCGATCGCGTTTCGGTGGCGATCGGCTCCCGGTCGGCACCGGCGACAGTCGCGGCGAGGTCCGTCGTCCGAATGGCACCCGAAGGTAATCCTACCGAGGGGGAATCGATCGTCGAGGCGCGTTCCTCGCGATCGTCTCGTCGCGGCGAAACGTAACCGATCGGCCGACTGGACCACCGCCGAAGTAATCGATGCCAAACCGCTCTCAAGAAGTGATTTGAATCCGTTTTCGGACCGGTTAAAACCGGTTCAGTCGGGCGGTTTTCGACGGCTCGAGGACGAGTAGCGCATCGAGAACTGTTTGCGATCGATCCGCCGCGATAACGGACCCTTACGGAGAATAAATAGGCCACACGAAATCGATAGGCGACTTCTTCTTCGGTGCAACCGACAGATAACAAAGACGTTCTTCCGGGAAGACCGGTCTGCGTCGCAAACATTCAGCAACGAAAGACCCTCACAGGTCATTTCAAAGACGTTGCGACAATGACCATGACCAGACGATCACAGTTTACGACCGCTCTCGTGGCCGCGATGGTGGCCATCTCGATGCTTGGGATGGCTGTCCCCGTGGGCGCAAACAGTAGTACCGGTCCGACAAAACAAGTACACACTCTCCAGGACGGGGAGGATCTCTACCTCCTGTTCGGCGTCGAAGGAGACGTCACCCAAGACGAAATAGAGGGAATGATCGCCGAGGGCGCATCAGCCGATAGCCCGAGCGCGATGGCGACCCAGCAGGACAGCGTCTCGGACGTCATCCAGTACCAGGACGTCGGCCAGGTGAACCTCGTCGAGCAGGGCGAGGCAGTGTCCGTCGCAATCGGCGGTGGCGAAGCGACCGCCATCCAGGACGTGGACCAGCGGAACGCCAACTCCCAGACCGGCGAAGCGAACGCCGAGAACTACAACAGCAACCACGCCCAGACGTCGTTCGAAGACGTCGGCGACGTCTACGTGGTCATGGGCCAAAGCGATAACCCGCAGTTCAACGGCTGGGGCGTCGCTAATGATGACGGCGAGACGACGGTCGCGCAGACGGCGCAGGCGTCCGTCTCCCAGGCCCAGGCAGTCCAGCAGGCGAACGTCAAGCAGGGCACCGTCGCCTTCGCGTTCGCGGAGAACGAGAGCTCGGCGACCGCCGTCCAGGTGACCGAGCAGGCCAACCAGAACCTCCAGGAAGGCTCGTCCGTTGCGACGAACGTCTACGCGGAGGATCTCGACAACGATCCGAACAAGAGCTACCACGAACGACACAAGAAGCACGACGGCGTGAGCGCTGTCCAGAACGCCAACGCGTCCGTCGAACAGGCCCAGGAAGTCCAGCAGGCGAACGTCTACGAAATGGGCGGCGCCGTCGCGATCGCGGTCGGCGAGAACGCCACCGCGACGGCCGTTCAGATGACCGAACAATCGAACCTCAACGAACAGATCGGCACCGCCGAGGCCATCAACATCATGCTGGACTCGCCGGGAATGAACATCGCGACCGCCAGCATGGACGGCGAATCCAGCATCGTCGACCAGGAGGTCAAAGCGCAGGGCGCCGATCAGAAGGACCACGACAAGAAGAAAGACGACGGCGAGACGGACCTCGAACAGGCCGCCGAAGCCAGCGTCACGCAGTACCAGAGCGTCGAACAGGCGAACGTTCAGCTCAACAGTACGGCCGCGGCGATCGCCACGAACGGCAGCGAAGCTGAAGCGGTTCAGCTGACCTTCCAGGAGAACATCAACGCGCAGGTCGCCTCGGCGCAGGCCCTGAACGTCTACCTCGGCGATCTCAGCCCCCACGACAAGTCGCTCGAGGAGAAAGGACTCAAGGAAGGACAGAACCTCAGCGGCGCCGTCATCACCGAAACGACGGGCGTGACGGTTAACGGCGACGCGATCGAGGGCACCGATACCGTCGCCTTCGACTACGACGGCCAGAACGAACAGCTGAACGACGTCGATCAGTACTCGACGGCGGAAGTCGCACAGAGCCAGAACATCACGCAGCTGAACCTCGAATCGAACACCGCCCTCGCGGTCGCCGAAGACAACGGCAACGCGTCCGCGCTCCAGCTGACGATCCAGGAGAACGAGAACGTCCAGATCACGGAGTCCAACGCGACGACCGTCAACAACGGCACGATCGAGGACGGCACGGACGGCGAGGACGGCACGGACGGCGAAGACGGCACGGACGGCGAAGACGGTACTAACAGTAGCGACGGAGCCAACGGAACCGACGGCAACAGCGTCGAAGCGGCCCAGAGCGACGACGATGGCGGAAACTCGGGCGACGAATCGATGCCCGGCTTCGGTGCCGGCGTCGCGCTCGTCGCGGTGGTCGCCGCGGCCATGCTCGCACGACGCAGCTAATCCGACCCGTCGTTCCCGACGTACCGACTCCGGTCGACTGTGACCGCGAAGCGTCGACGAATCATATCATTTTCTGCGCGGTCGATCGCCGACGAGCGGCGCCGCCGTCTTGGTAGCGATCCGTCTCGACAAAGAGCGATCCGCTCCGGCCGAGTAACCGATTAGTCGGTCGGCTCGTCAGCCGCCGGCTCGGAGTCGTCATCGTCGGAACCGCCGGTTTGGCCGCGGTGTTCGGCCAGCGCTTCCTCGATCGTCAACTCGCCGGCCGCGACCCGCCTGGCGAGCAGTTCGTCGATCGCCCGGTTCGTCTCGCTTTGCTCGCGGGACCGATCCTTGATCACCTGCAACTCGCCGTCGGTCGGCTCGATCGTTCGGGCGTCGACGACTTCTCCTTCGAGACGGGCGATGTTGACCGCGGCGAGGACGTCGCCCATCCCTCGCGATCCGGTGCCGAGATAGGGGGTCGTCCCGGTTTCGTCGACGAGTTCGACTCGAACGTCCTCGAGATCGTTGACCAGTGTCGCGCTCTCGAGGCGGGAGCCGTCGCCGATCCGGACGACCGGCGACGGGGCCTCGCTCGCCTCGCGCTGGATGACCTCGACGGCGTCCGACAGCGGGACCTGGAACGCGGCGACGACCATCTCGCCCGCCAGCACGGCGATACCGGGTTTCCGACCCGGATCGACGCCGATGATCGTCCGGCCGCCGCCGCCGCGCACAGCCGTCAGCGCCTGGTCGACGGCGCGTCGCGGATCGTCCGGATCGGCGACGAT
It includes:
- a CDS encoding PGF-CTERM sorting domain-containing protein produces the protein MTRRSQFTTALVAAMVAISMLGMAVPVGANSSTGPTKQVHTLQDGEDLYLLFGVEGDVTQDEIEGMIAEGASADSPSAMATQQDSVSDVIQYQDVGQVNLVEQGEAVSVAIGGGEATAIQDVDQRNANSQTGEANAENYNSNHAQTSFEDVGDVYVVMGQSDNPQFNGWGVANDDGETTVAQTAQASVSQAQAVQQANVKQGTVAFAFAENESSATAVQVTEQANQNLQEGSSVATNVYAEDLDNDPNKSYHERHKKHDGVSAVQNANASVEQAQEVQQANVYEMGGAVAIAVGENATATAVQMTEQSNLNEQIGTAEAINIMLDSPGMNIATASMDGESSIVDQEVKAQGADQKDHDKKKDDGETDLEQAAEASVTQYQSVEQANVQLNSTAAAIATNGSEAEAVQLTFQENINAQVASAQALNVYLGDLSPHDKSLEEKGLKEGQNLSGAVITETTGVTVNGDAIEGTDTVAFDYDGQNEQLNDVDQYSTAEVAQSQNITQLNLESNTALAVAEDNGNASALQLTIQENENVQITESNATTVNNGTIEDGTDGEDGTDGEDGTDGEDGTNSSDGANGTDGNSVEAAQSDDDGGNSGDESMPGFGAGVALVAVVAAAMLARRS